In Bradyrhizobium sp. 195, the sequence CTGGGACGGAAAGGCCGAGGCGATGTGCGGCCAGCATCACTGGCCGGTGTGGGGAGTTGAGCGCATCGGCACGATGATCCGGCAGCAGCGCGACCTCTACAAATTCGCGCATGACCAAACCATCCGCCTGATGAACCACGGCCTCACCGCGGCTGAGATCGCCGTGACGATCCAGCTGCCGAAGAGCCTGGAAGGCGCCTGGCACGGCCGCGGCTATTACGGCCACATCCGGCATAATGTGAAAGCGATCTATCAGAAATATCTCGGCTGGTACGACGCCAATCCGGTCAATCTCGATCCGCTGCCGCCGGTGGAGTCGGGCAAGAAATATGTCGAGTATATGGGCGGAGCGGATGCGATCCTCGCACGGGCGCGCAGCGATTTCGACAAGGGGGAGTTTCGGTTCGTCGCGCAGGCGCTCGGCCATCTCGTTTTTGCCGAGCCTGACAATGCGGCGGCGCGCGGTCTGCTTGCCGACACGCTGGAGCAACTCGGCTACGCGGCCGAAAGCGCGACCTGGCGCAACGCCTATCTGTTCGGCGCCCAGGAATTGCGCCAGGGCATGCCGAAGGTGCCGGCACGCCCGCCAATGCCGCGCGAGACCCTGGCCGCGCTACGCACCTCCCAGCTCTGGGATGTGCTGGGTATCCGTCTCAACGGTCCGAAGGCGGAAGGCAAGCACATCGTATTGAACTGGAGCTTCTCCGACACCGGCGAGACCTTCGTGCTCAACCTGGAGAACTGCGCGCTCACTTACACCGAGGGGGTGCGGGCGGAAGGCGCCGATGCCAGCTTCACGCTCGCCCGTTCGACGCTCGATGAGGTGATCGCCAAGCTGACGAGCTTTCCGGAAGCCGTGGCCGCCGGCAAGGTCAAGCTGTCAGGCAACCTGATGAAGCTTGCCGAGCTGATGAGCCTGATGGACGAATTTCCGCGGATGTTTGAGATCGTGGAGCCGAAGCGGGCGGCGGTGAAGTAGGATAGCGCTTTACGCCGCACACTCGCCCCACATCCTCGCTGTCATCGCCCGGCTTGACCGGGCGATCCAGTATTCCAGAGGCCGGTTTGATTGAGCCGAGAAGCCGCGGCGTACTAGATGCCCCGGTCAAGCCGGGGCATGACAGTGTGCCTTGAGGTGAGAGCGACCCTTACTCCGCGCTGCTCACCAGCTTGATCCGCGGCGCCTGTTCCTCGGCGAGGCTGCGGTAGGCCGCGAGATAGTCCAGCGCCATGCGCCGCGCCGTGAAGCGCGTCTCGAACTGCTTGCGGATCGCCGCGCGATCGAGTTGCGGGAGGCGGTTCACCACCCCCGCGGCACTGATGACGTCCTCGACGACGAAGCCGGTCAGTCCCTCGTCGATGATCTCGGGCACCGAGCCGCGATTGAAGGCGACGACCGGCGTTCCGCACGCCATGGCTTCGATCATCACGAGGCCGAACGGCTCCGGCCAGTCGATCGGCAGCAGCAGGCCGAGTGCGCCGCTGAGGAAATCCGACTTCTCGTGATCGCTGATCTCGCCGATGAACTCCACCAGCGGATTGTTCTCGATCATCGGCCGGATCAGCTCGTCGTAGTAATCCTGATCGGCACGATCGACTTTGGCTGCGATCTTCAGCGGAATGCCGCAATGGGTCGCGATCTTGATGGCGCGGTCGACGCCCTTCTCGGGCGCGATGCGGCCGAGCACGGCGAGATATTCCTGTTTCGCCGGCTTCGGCGTCAGCAGGTTCTCCGGAAGACCGTGATGAATCGTCGTCACCCAATTCGCCTGCGGGACCGGCCGTCGCTGCGCATTGGAGATCGAGATCACTGGCATCTTGGAGAAGGTGTTGAAGACCGGCTGATGCTCCGGCAGGTCGAGCCGGCCGTGCAGCGTGGTCAGGAACGGCGTCGGCTGCCGGTGGAACAGGGACCAGGGATAATAGTCGAGATGGAAGTGGAGGAAGTCGAACTCCTCGTCGTCACATTTCTGCCGCACCCGCTCCAGCAGCACCATATGCAGCGCGTTGGGGTCGCGCACGGAACCGTCGAGACGGAGCGCCCGGGGCCACAGCGCGTCCAGCTTGCCTGACGTCTGCGAATCGCCGCTGGCGAACAAAGTCACATCGTGCCCAAGGGCCACCAACTCTTCCGTCAACCAATGCACCACCCGCTCGGTGCCGCCATACAGCTTGGGTGGAACAGCCTCCGTCAACGGAGCTACCTGCGCGATGCGCATCTCACCATCTCCTCTGCGATCATGAAGTTGAACCCCCGCCAGTACGGCACCGGCATGCCAGACAAGGGAACGTTCCCGCAGTTGCGAAGTTCCTTCCTGCGAACGTTACATATTCGACACGTCCGCGGACCGTCTCGATGCTGCCACGACATCTTCTCAGATCGTCCGTATCCGCATGTCGTGATCGCCCGGCCCCGGAACCGAGGCGAACAGGTCGATGTTCAGTCGATCAGTAACAAACAAAACCAGCATAACGGGGCGATAGCCATATGGACCACCTTTCTGGATACGCGCGCAGGCCATTTGCCTTTGTCTTGCGCTATCTTCGGATGCGAATGGCGTCGCATCTGGTGATCCTGGCCGCTGTCGTCGCAGCGGTTGCCTGCTCCGTAGGCACTCAATACGGGGTCAAGTCTCTTGTGGACGCCTTGTCCGCGGGACCTTCGCAGGGCGGAGGCGTATGGCTGGCATTCATTTTACTCATGTCGCTGATCGCCGCCGACAATTTCCTGTGGCGGATCGCGAGCTGGACGGCGAGCTTCACCTTCGTTCGCGTCACGGGTGATTTACGACGTGACATATTTCGTCATCTGACGGGGCACGCCCCGAGCTACTTCTCTGATCGCATGCCGGGCATGCTGACAAGCCGCATCACGGCGACCTCGAACGCGGTGTTCACGGTCGAGAACATGTTCGTCTGGAATGTGCTACCGCCCTGCATTGCCACAATTGCGGCAATCGCCTTGATTGGAACCGTCAGCCCTTACATGGCACTTGGCCTGATCGTGATTGCCGGCGGCATGGTGGTTGCGATGTTCCATCTCGCCGCCGCGGGCAAGCCGCTGCATGACGACTTCGCCGACAAGGCCGCCGTGGTCGACGGCGAGATGATCGACGTCATCAGCAACATGCCGCTGGTGCGGGCCTTCTGCGGCATCGGCCACGAGCACGAGCGGTTCGATGCGACCGTGAATCGGGAGCTGACCGCACGAAGCCGCAGCTTGCGTTATCTGGAAAAGCTGCGGTTGTTGCATGCCGCTGTGACCGTGCTTTTGACGATCGCGCTGATGGCCTGGGCCGTCACGCTCTGGCAGAAGGGCGAAGCGACCACCGGCGACGTCGTGCTGGTCTGTACCCTTGGCATCTCCATCCTGAGCGCCACGCGCGATCTCGCGGTGGCGCTGGTCGACGTCACCCAGCACGTCGCACGTCTGACCGAAGCGATCGCGACGCTGCTGGTGCCGCACGAATTGCGCGATCACCCCGAGGCGGAGCCGCTGGTGAAGAGCGGCGCGTCGATCGCGTACAACAATGTCACCTTCGGCTATCCCGGCGGCGAGAAGATCTTCGAGCGCTTCAGCCTTCGCTTGCAACCCGGTCAGCGCGTCGGCCTGGTCGGCCAGTCCGGCGGCGGCAAATCGACGCTGTTCACGCTGCTGCAGCGCTTCTACGATACCGACGAGGGTAGCATCACGATCGACGGGCAGGACATCTCGAAGGTCACGCAGCTGAGCCTGCGCGAGGCGATCTCCGTCGTGCCGCAGGACATCTCCTTGTTCCACCGGTCGATCCGCGAGAACATTCGCTACGGCCGCCCGAACGCGACCGACGACGAGGTGCTGCGCGCCGCGATCGCCGCGCGCTGCGATTTCGTCGAGAGCATGCCGGATGGTCTCGACACCATGGTCGGCGACCGCGGCGTCAAGATGTCGGGCGGCCAGCGTCAACGCATCGCGATCGCGCGCGCCTTCCTGAAGGACGCGCCGATCCTGCTGCTGGACGAGGCCACCGCGGCGCTCGACAGCGAATCCGAGGAGGCCATCCGCGAGGCGCTGTCGCGCCTGATGCGCGGCCGCACGGTGATCGCGATTGCGCATCGCCTCGCGACGCTGCGCAATTTCGACCGTGTGCTGGTGCTGAAGAATGGTAAGATCATCGAGGACGGCGCGCCGGACCGCCTGATGCAGGGCCACGGCCCCTATCGAGAATTGGTGACGCAGGAGATGAGCCGGCTCGCGAAGTTCGCCGCGTAAATCCAACGGTCGCGTTTGCGTTGGTTGCGTTTCGAAACAAGGCGCAGGGGAGCAGCTCATGGCAGCCGAAGCCGTAACCCAGATCATCTCCGTATCGCAGACGGTGGACGCCGTCGCGGAGCAGACGTTCTACATCCCGATGACCGGGCCCGCAGCACGACCGCGGCGGTCCCTCAAGCACGACGACATGTTCATCGTGCTCGACAGCCATGGCGACATCGGCGCCTCCGCCGGCGGGCCGGACGGACTGTTTCACTACGACACGCGCTATCTGGCGCGGCTGGAGCTCGTACTCGACGATCTCCAGCCGCTGCTGCTCGGCTCCAATTTGCGCGACGACAATTCGGCGCTGACCGTCGATCTGACCAATCCGGATATCTACCGTCAGGACCGCCTGGTGTTTCAGAAGGACCTGCTGCACATCGTGCGCACGATCTTCCTGTGGCGCGGCACCGCCTATCAGCGCATCGGCGTACAGAACCACGGCGACGCGCGCGCCAGCTTCGAGCTCACGCTGCTGTTCGACAACGATTTTGCCGATCTGTTCGAGGTTCGCGGCGAGCGCCGCCCGCGCCGCGGGACCGGCACGAGCAAATTGCTCGGGCCGACCGACGTGCTGTTCGAATATCGCGGTCTCGATGACACCCAGCGCACCACGGCGCTGCATTTCGACCCGCGTCCGACGCGGCTGTCGGTCAATGCCGCGACCTGGCAGATCGAACTGGATCCGCATGAATCGGAATCGCTGTTTGTCGCCGTGTCCTGCAACCGGCCGATCGCGGAGAAGCCTGCGCGCTTCTTCAGGGGCTTGCTCGCCCATCGCCGCGAGATGCGCCAGTCCACGATAGGCGCCGCCAGCATCGAGACCTCCAACAACATCTTCAACGAGGTGCTGTGCCAGGCCATGGCCGACCTCAACATGCTGATGACGGAGACGCCTCAGGGGCGCTATCCCTATGCCGGCATTCCCTGGTACTCGACGACGTTCGGCCGCGACGGCCTGATCACTGCGCTCCAGATGCTGTGGGTCGATCCGCGCGTCGCCAAGGGCGTGCTGCGCCGGCTCGCGCATTTTCAGGCCAAGGCGATTGATCCGCTCGCCGATGCCGCGCCCGGCAAGATCCTGCATGAGATGCGCGGCGGCGAGATGGCGGCGTTGGGCGAGGTCCCGTTCTCACAATATTACGGCAGCGTCGATTCGACCGCGCTGTTCATCCTGCTCGCCGGAAGCTATTTCGAACGCACCGGAGACGAGGCCACGTTGATCGAGCTATGGCCGGCAATCGAGGCGGGACTGGCCTGGATCGACGGTCCCGGCGATCCCGACCAGGACGGCTTCATCGAATACCAGCGCGCGACAGAAAAGGGGCTGGCCAACCAGGGTTGGAAGGATTCGTATGACGCGATCTTCCACGCCGACGGCCATCTCGCGGAAGGCAATATCGCACTCGCCGAAGTTCAGGGCTACGTCTACGCCGCCAAGCAGCTCGCCGCGCGTTGCGCCTTGCGGCTCGGCAACCCGGACCGTGCGCGCAAGCTCGAGGCCGAGGCCAGGGCGCTGGCCGAGCGCTTCGAGACGGCGTTCTGGTGCGAGGAGCTCGGCACCTATGCGCTCGCCCTCGACGGCAAGAAGCAGCCGTGCAAGGTGCGGACCTCGAACGCAGGTCAGGTCCTGTTCAGCGGCATGATCCGCGAGGACCGCGCCCGCCTCGTCGCTGCCGATCTGATGCGGCCGCATTTCTTCTCGGGCTGGGGCATCCGCACCGTCGCGCGCGGCGAGGTGCGCTACAACCCGATGTCCTATCACGACGGGTCGATCTGGCCGCACGACAACGCGCTGATCGCGCTCGGGCTTGCGCGCTACGGCCTCAAGCACTCGGTGGCGCATGTCTTCAAGGGACTGTTCGACGCGGCGACCTACATGGACCTGCGCCGGTTGCCCGAATTGTTCTGCGGCTTCCGGCGCGAAAAGCGACGCGGCCCGACGCTCTATCCGGTCGCCTGCGCGCCGCAGGCCTGGGCCAGCGCGACGCCGTTCACACTGCTGGAAGCGGCCCTCGGCCTCGAGTTCGACGTGGCGCGCGGCGAAATTCGTCTGCGCAACCCGCATCTGCCGACATTCCTCCACGAGGTGATCCTGCGGGATCTGCGCCTGGGCGAGTCCAGCGTCGATCTTCGCGTCAGCCGCCACGGCGACGACGTGGCGCTGGAGGTGTTGCGCACGCGCGGCCAGATCCAGGTCTCGATCGTGCTGGCGCGCTAGCGGCGCGCAGGAGAGCGTCATGCGTGCGATCGGAGCATTGATTGTTGGCATAGTCATCGCCGCGAACCTGGCGGTCGCCACCTCGCGTGCCGCAGACGAGCCGCCCGCAGGCCCGAGTGAGGCGAATGCGCCGGCGACCCAGCCGCCGGCCTCGACCGTGCCCGTTACGCCGAAGGACGCGGCCCCACCGCCGTCGGTGACCATCATCGGCGCGAGCGAGGCCCACGGCGTGCTCGGCCGCGACGTGCGCAGTGCTGCCGGTGAGGATATGGGCCGCATCGTCGATGTCATCGTCGATCGCGGCGGCCATGTCCGCGCCGCGGCCATCGATTTCGGCGGATTTCTCGGCGTCGGCAGTCGCAAGATCGTGGTGGACTGGAACGCACTGCGCTTTGGCAAGATCGTCAACAAGAAGGACAGCATCACGCTGGAATTAACCAAGGCGC encodes:
- a CDS encoding alkyl/aryl-sulfatase, giving the protein MTERSSEPKDATPSVIAQQQAMLNALPFSDTRDFDDAARGFLGTIENAEITNPQGRTVWSLAPYGFLSTEEAPPTVNPSLWRQSRLNMQHGLFEVVPGVYQVRGLDIANMTLIEGDRGVIVVDTLTSIEGARAALDLYFRHRGLKPVAAVIFTHTHTDHWGGARGVLEDALATGRVPIIAPNLFMEHAVSENIIAGPAMLRRAQYQFGPLLAKGARGQVDCGLGKSMAAGSVALLRPTDLIMATGDRRVIDGVEFEFQMAPNSEAPAEMHFFIPRYKLLNLAENCTHNFHNLLPFRGADVRDALVWSKYLNEALQLWDGKAEAMCGQHHWPVWGVERIGTMIRQQRDLYKFAHDQTIRLMNHGLTAAEIAVTIQLPKSLEGAWHGRGYYGHIRHNVKAIYQKYLGWYDANPVNLDPLPPVESGKKYVEYMGGADAILARARSDFDKGEFRFVAQALGHLVFAEPDNAAARGLLADTLEQLGYAAESATWRNAYLFGAQELRQGMPKVPARPPMPRETLAALRTSQLWDVLGIRLNGPKAEGKHIVLNWSFSDTGETFVLNLENCALTYTEGVRAEGADASFTLARSTLDEVIAKLTSFPEAVAAGKVKLSGNLMKLAELMSLMDEFPRMFEIVEPKRAAVK
- a CDS encoding glycosyltransferase family 4 protein, producing the protein MRIAQVAPLTEAVPPKLYGGTERVVHWLTEELVALGHDVTLFASGDSQTSGKLDALWPRALRLDGSVRDPNALHMVLLERVRQKCDDEEFDFLHFHLDYYPWSLFHRQPTPFLTTLHGRLDLPEHQPVFNTFSKMPVISISNAQRRPVPQANWVTTIHHGLPENLLTPKPAKQEYLAVLGRIAPEKGVDRAIKIATHCGIPLKIAAKVDRADQDYYDELIRPMIENNPLVEFIGEISDHEKSDFLSGALGLLLPIDWPEPFGLVMIEAMACGTPVVAFNRGSVPEIIDEGLTGFVVEDVISAAGVVNRLPQLDRAAIRKQFETRFTARRMALDYLAAYRSLAEEQAPRIKLVSSAE
- a CDS encoding ABC transporter ATP-binding protein: MDHLSGYARRPFAFVLRYLRMRMASHLVILAAVVAAVACSVGTQYGVKSLVDALSAGPSQGGGVWLAFILLMSLIAADNFLWRIASWTASFTFVRVTGDLRRDIFRHLTGHAPSYFSDRMPGMLTSRITATSNAVFTVENMFVWNVLPPCIATIAAIALIGTVSPYMALGLIVIAGGMVVAMFHLAAAGKPLHDDFADKAAVVDGEMIDVISNMPLVRAFCGIGHEHERFDATVNRELTARSRSLRYLEKLRLLHAAVTVLLTIALMAWAVTLWQKGEATTGDVVLVCTLGISILSATRDLAVALVDVTQHVARLTEAIATLLVPHELRDHPEAEPLVKSGASIAYNNVTFGYPGGEKIFERFSLRLQPGQRVGLVGQSGGGKSTLFTLLQRFYDTDEGSITIDGQDISKVTQLSLREAISVVPQDISLFHRSIRENIRYGRPNATDDEVLRAAIAARCDFVESMPDGLDTMVGDRGVKMSGGQRQRIAIARAFLKDAPILLLDEATAALDSESEEAIREALSRLMRGRTVIAIAHRLATLRNFDRVLVLKNGKIIEDGAPDRLMQGHGPYRELVTQEMSRLAKFAA
- a CDS encoding amylo-alpha-1,6-glucosidase; its protein translation is MAAEAVTQIISVSQTVDAVAEQTFYIPMTGPAARPRRSLKHDDMFIVLDSHGDIGASAGGPDGLFHYDTRYLARLELVLDDLQPLLLGSNLRDDNSALTVDLTNPDIYRQDRLVFQKDLLHIVRTIFLWRGTAYQRIGVQNHGDARASFELTLLFDNDFADLFEVRGERRPRRGTGTSKLLGPTDVLFEYRGLDDTQRTTALHFDPRPTRLSVNAATWQIELDPHESESLFVAVSCNRPIAEKPARFFRGLLAHRREMRQSTIGAASIETSNNIFNEVLCQAMADLNMLMTETPQGRYPYAGIPWYSTTFGRDGLITALQMLWVDPRVAKGVLRRLAHFQAKAIDPLADAAPGKILHEMRGGEMAALGEVPFSQYYGSVDSTALFILLAGSYFERTGDEATLIELWPAIEAGLAWIDGPGDPDQDGFIEYQRATEKGLANQGWKDSYDAIFHADGHLAEGNIALAEVQGYVYAAKQLAARCALRLGNPDRARKLEAEARALAERFETAFWCEELGTYALALDGKKQPCKVRTSNAGQVLFSGMIREDRARLVAADLMRPHFFSGWGIRTVARGEVRYNPMSYHDGSIWPHDNALIALGLARYGLKHSVAHVFKGLFDAATYMDLRRLPELFCGFRREKRRGPTLYPVACAPQAWASATPFTLLEAALGLEFDVARGEIRLRNPHLPTFLHEVILRDLRLGESSVDLRVSRHGDDVALEVLRTRGQIQVSIVLAR
- a CDS encoding PRC-barrel domain-containing protein, coding for MRAIGALIVGIVIAANLAVATSRAADEPPAGPSEANAPATQPPASTVPVTPKDAAPPPSVTIIGASEAHGVLGRDVRSAAGEDMGRIVDVIVDRGGHVRAAAIDFGGFLGVGSRKIVVDWNALRFGKIVNKKDSITLELTKAQVAAAPEYKEDTPIVVLGASGSLQPLQAIQ